Proteins encoded together in one Candidatus Hydrogenedentota bacterium window:
- a CDS encoding entericidin A/B family lipoprotein, with protein MSRFSQFTLAALAVLLVCSGAFGCNTIHGAGKDIEKGGEAIQSAVDEARQR; from the coding sequence ATGAGTCGCTTCAGTCAATTCACTCTCGCCGCGCTTGCCGTTTTGCTGGTGTGTTCAGGCGCCTTCGGCTGCAATACCATCCATGGCGCGGGAAAAGACATCGAGAAAGGCGGCGAGGCCATCCAGAGCGCCGTGGACGAAGCCAGACAGCGATAA